A region of the Paracoccaceae bacterium genome:
CGCTGGCCGCCAAGAGCTTCAGCGGCGGCAACCAGCAGAAGATCGTCGTGGCCCGCGAGATCGAGCGCAACCCCGACCTGCTGCTGGTGGGGCAGCCGACGCGGGGCGTGGACATCGGCGCCATCGAGTTCATCCACAAGCAGATCGTGGCGCTGCGCGACGCGGGCAAGGCGATCCTGCTGGTCAGCGTGGAGTTGGACGAGATCATGAGCCTGTCGGACCGGATCGCGGTGATGTTCGACGGCCGCATCATGGGCTTCCGCGAACCCGCCGCGACCAACGAGCGCGAACTGGGGCTGCTCATGGCGGGGGTGGGGGAATGAACCGGGCGCATCGGCCTGCCGGACAGCCCCCCCTTCCCCTCCCTCCCTCGCAAGGGGGGAGGGAGACGCCCGCGCGATCGGCGCTGCGCCTTCCCTCCGCCTTGTGCGGAGGGGATGGGGGTGGGGGGCGACGCCCGGCAGGCTTCGGGGGGGGGCGCTGATGGACCGCATGCCGAAATGGGCCGACGTGCTGCTGGTGCCCGCCATCTCGCTCGTCCTGGCCTTTGCCATCTCCTCCGTCGTCATCCTGCTGATCGGGGAAAACCCCTGGGCCGCGATGAAGCTGATGGTGACGGGCGCGCTGGGCTCGACCTATGGCTGGGGCTACACGCTGTATTACGCCACGAACTTCATGTTCACCGGCCTTGCGGTGTCGGTGGCCTTCCATGCCGGGCTGTTCAACATCGGGGGCGAGGGGCAGGCGACCCTGGGCGGCCTGGGCGTGGCGCTGGTCTGCCTGTTCCTGCCCTGGCCGCACTGGAGCCTTGCGCTGGCCGCGGCGGTGCTGGCGGCGGCGATGTTCGGCGCGCTCTGGGCCGCGGTGCCGGCCTGGCTGCAGGCGAAACGCGGCAGCCACATCGTGATCACCACCATCATGTTCAACTTCATCGCCGCGGCGCTGCTGAACTATGTCCTGGTGAACCTCCTGCGCCCCGTGGGCAGCATGGACCCGGCCTCGGCCCGGTTCGCGCCCGAGATGCGGCTGCCCCGCCTGGGCGAGATCGTCAACGGGCTGGGCCTGCCCTTTGCCAAGGGCACGCCCGCCAACGTCACCTTCCTGATCGCGGTGGCGGCCTGTTTCGCGGTCTGGCTGCTGATCTGGCGCACCCGGCTCGGCTATCAGATCCGCGCCTTCGGCAAGTCGGAGAAGGCGGCGGTCTATGCCGGCATCAGCCCGGTGCGGATCACCATGTATGCGATGCTGATCTCGGGCGGGCTGGCGGGGCTGATGGCGACCAACCAGGTGATGGGCGAGGCGCAGCGGCTTCTGCTGAACAGCGTCGAGGGGGCGGGCTTCATCGGCATCGCGGTGGCGCTGATGGGGCGGTCGCATCCCTTCGGGGTGTTCCTGGCCGCGATCCTGTTCGGGTTCCTGTACCAGGGCGGGGCGGAACTGGCGCTGTGGACCAAGATTCCGCGCGAACTGATCACGGTGATCCAGGCGCTGGTGATCCTGTTCACCGGCGCCCTGGACAACATGGTGCGCCGCCCGGTCGAGAGCCTGTTCCTGATCGCCCGCAAGGGGGCGCGGTGATGGATTTCGCGACGCTGATACAGATACTCGACTCGACCGTGCGGCTGGCCACGCCGCTGCTGTTCGCCTGCCTCGCGGGGCTGTTCTCGGAGCGCGCGGGCGTGTTCGACATCGGGCTCGAGGGCAAGATGCTGATCGCAGCCTTCGCCTCGGGTGCGGTGGCGGCGGTGACGGGGTCGGTCTGGCTGGGCCTCTGCGCGGGGATGCTGGGATCGCTGATGCTGGCCGCGGTGCACGGGCTGGCGTCGATTACCTTCCGCGGCAACCAGCTTATTTCGGGCGTGGCGATCAACTTCCTGGCCAGCGGGATCACCGTGCTCCTGGCGCAGAGCTGGTTCGGCCAGGGCGGCCGCACGCCGCCGCTGGCGGGCGCGGCGCGGTTCCAGCCGGTGAACCTGCCCTTTGCCGGCCAGGTGGCGGATGTGCCGGTGATCGGACCGGTCTACGCCGAACTGATCTCGGGCCACACGATCCTCGTCTATGTGGCGGCCGCCTGCGTGCCGCTGACCTGGTGGCTGCTGTTCCGCACGCGCTTCGGGCTGCGGCTGCGGGCGGTGGGCGAGAACCCGGCGGCGGTCGATACCGCGGGCGTCAGCGTGATCGGCATCCGCTTTGCCGCGGTGGCGATCTGCGGCCTGCTCTGCGGCCTTGCGGGTGCCTACCTGGCCACGGGCCTCGCGGCGGGCTTCGGCAAGGAAATGACGGCCGGGCGCGGCTTCATCGCGCTGGCGGCGCTGATCTTTGCCAAGTGGCGGCCCTGGCACGCGCTGGGCGCCTGCCTGCTGTTCGGACTCCTGGAGGCAGTGGGCAACCGCTACCAGAACATCGACCTCGGTTTCGCGGTGCTGCCGGTCCAGTTCATGCAGGCGCTGCCCTACATCCTGACGGTGGTGATCCTCGCGGGCTTTGTGGGCAAGGCGATTCCGCCGCGCGCGGGCGGCGAACCCTATGTGAAGGAAAGGTAGGGGGCGCTGCCCCCTCGGGCCCGTGCCGGGCCCTTCCCCCGGGGTATTTCGGCGAAGAAGAGCGACAATTCGACTTAAATTGTTCTCTTCTTTGAAAAAATACCCTCGGGGGGGTGAGCCCCGCAGGGGCGAGGGGGGCGGAAGGCCCCCCTGCGACGGACGAACGGGGGCGGGACGATGACGGCAGAGGCATTGGCGGATCTGATCCGGGCGCGCGCGGGCGATGCGCCTCCGCGGCTTGGCCTGGTGCTGGGGTCCGGGCTGGGGCATCTGGCGGGGGCGGTGTCGGGCCGGGCGATCCCCTATGCGGACCTGGCGGGCTTTCCGCATGCGGGTGTCAGCGGGCACAACCCGCATCTGGTGATCGGCGATCTGGAAGGGGTGCGGGTCGCGGTGTTCGGGGGCCGCGCGCATTACTACGAGCGGGGCAATCCGGCCGAGATGCGCCTGCCGCTCGCGGTGCTCAAGGCGTTGGGCGCCGAGGGCGTGATCCTGACCAATGCGGCCGGATCGCTGCGCCCCGACATCCGCACCGGTGACCTGATGCTGCTGTCCGACCACATCAATTTCTCGGGCCTGAACCCGCTGATCGGCGAGCCGTCGGATGCGCGCTTCGTGCCGATGGGGGATGCCCACGATCCCGGCTATCGCGCGGCCCTGCGGGCGGCCGCGGCGGCCGAGGGGGTGGCGCTGCCCGAGGGGGTCTATGCCTGGTATTCCGGGCCTTCCTTCGAGACGCCGGCCGAGATCCGGGCGATCCGTGCGCTGGGCGCGGATGCGGTGGGGATGTCGACGGTTCCCGAAGTGATCCTGGCGCGGTTCCTGGGCCTGCGGGCGGCGGCGGTATCGACCATCACCAACATGGCGGCGGGGCTGTCGGACGAGAAGATCAGCCATGAGCACACCAAGGCCATGGCGCCGCTGGGTGCGGCCAAGCTGGAACGTGTCCTGCGCGCCATGCTGCGCGCGATGTGATCGCCGCGCGGTCATCGCGCTTTGACACCGGGCGGGGGCTGGGCGACGGTGGGGTTCCACCCGCCGGGACACGCCCGCCCGATGCAGATCTATCTTCCCATTGCCGAACTGTCGGTCAACGCGCTGGTCCTTCTGGGCCTGGGCGGGCTGGTGGGCCTGCTGTCGGGGATGTTCGGGGTGGGCGGCGGGTTCCTGATCACGCCGCTCCTGTTCTTTCTGGGCATCCCGCCCGCGGTCGCGGTGGCGACCGGGGCGAACCAGGTGGTCGCCTCGTCGGTGTCCGGCGTGCTGGCGCAACTGCGGCGCAAGGCCGTCGATTTCCGGATGGGGCTGGTCCTGCTGGGCGGGGGGGTGATCGGATCGGCGGGGGGCATCTGGGTGTTCGCGGCGCTGGCGCGGGCCGGGCAGGTCGATGTCTTCGTGCAGCTTTGCTATGTGATCTTCCTCGGCGGCATGGGCGCGATGATGCTGCAGGAGAGCCTGGCCACGCTGCGCCGGTCGCGCCGGCCCGGCGCGCCGGTGCGCCGGGCGCATGTGCATACCTGGGTGCATGGCCTGCCGTTCAAGATGCGGTTCCGCGCGTCGGGCCTCTATATCTCGGTGCTGCCACCCCTGGCGGTGGGGGCGATGGTCGGGTTCCTGGCGGCGATCATGGGGGTGGGTGGCGGGTTCATCATGGTGCCCGCGATGATCTACCTGCTGGGAATGCCGACCAAGGTGGTGGTGGGCACCTCGCTGTTCCAGATCATCTTTGTCACCGCCTTCACCACGGTGATGCATGCGGTGACCAGCCAGACGGTCGACATGGTGCTGGCGCTGCTGCTGATCCTGGGCGGGGTCGTCGGCGCGCAGGTGGGCGCGCGCATCGGCCTGATGCTGCGGGCCGAGCAGTTGCGCATCCTGCTGGCGCTCCTGGTGCTCGGGGTCTGTCTGCGGGTTGCGCTGGATCTGCTGCTGACACCGGACGAGCTGTATTCGCTGGCGCCGGGGGTGATGCCATGAGGTGGCTGGCACTGCTGCTGCTGCTTGCCTGCCCGGCGCGGGCCGAGACCATCGTTGCGGGGCTGAGCCAGACCAGCGTGGCGATCACCGCCGATTTCACCGGCGAGGAGATCCTCGTCTACGGTGCGGTCAAGCGCGAGGCCCCGGCGCCCGACGGTCCGCCGCTGCATGTCATCGTGACGGCCGAGGGTCCGCAGGGGCAGGTCGTGGTGCGCAAGAAGGAACGCCGCTTCGGGATCTGGATGAACGGCGATGCGGTGCGGGTGGACCGCGCCCCCGCCTTCTACGCGGTGGCGGCGACCGGGCCCCTGGGCGCGATCCTGAGCGAGACCGAGAACCTGCGCCACCGCATCACCATTCCCCGCGCGATCCGGGCGGTGGGGATATCGTCGGAGGCGCGGGATGCCCCGGCCTTTGTCGATGCGCTGATCCGCATCCGCGAGGTGGAGGGGCGCTATGCGCTGGACGAGGCGGGGGTGAGCCTGGCGGAGGAAACGCTGTTCCGGGCGGATGTCATGCTGCCGTCGAACCTGACCGAGGGGGATTACCGGGTCCGCCTGTTCCTGCTGCGGGGCGGCCGGGTGGTCGACTGGCAGGAACAGGTGATCCCGGTGGCCAAGGCCGGGCTGGAGCGCTGGATCTTCAACCTGTCGCGCGAGCAGCCGCTGCTTTACGGCCTGCTGTCCCTGTTGCTTGCGGCGGGTGCCGGCTGGGGGGCGAGCGCGGCGTTCCGTCTGGTCCGGTCCTAGTGCGGGCGGGTTCACCCGGCCTCGGCCAGAAGGGCGCGCAGGTCGAGCGGGGCATTCACCATGGCAAGGCGACCGGAGGGATCACGCGGCCATTCGGCCTCGGGGCGGTCGCGGTAGAGTTCGACGCCGTTGTCGTCGGGGTCTCGCAGGTAGATCGCCTCGCTGACGCCATGGTCCGCCGCGCCGTCGATGGGGATGCGGGCCTCGACCACCCGCTTCAGCGCGGCGCCGAGGCTGGCGCGGTCCGGGAACAGGAAGGCGGTGTGGTAGAGTCCGGTGTGGCCGGGCGGCGGCGGTGTGGCGCCTGCCGACTCCCAGGTGTTCAGGCCGATGTGGTGATGATAGCCGCCCGCCGACAGGAAGGCGGCCTGGCGGCCGTAATGCTGCTGCACCTCGAACCCCAGGACGCCGGAGTAGAAGGCGATGGCGCGGTCGAGATCGGACACCTTCAGGTGGACATGGCCGACGCGGGTGGCGGGGGGCAGGATGGGCATGACAAGCTCCGGCTACGGGGATTG
Encoded here:
- a CDS encoding ABC transporter permease, with protein sequence MDRMPKWADVLLVPAISLVLAFAISSVVILLIGENPWAAMKLMVTGALGSTYGWGYTLYYATNFMFTGLAVSVAFHAGLFNIGGEGQATLGGLGVALVCLFLPWPHWSLALAAAVLAAAMFGALWAAVPAWLQAKRGSHIVITTIMFNFIAAALLNYVLVNLLRPVGSMDPASARFAPEMRLPRLGEIVNGLGLPFAKGTPANVTFLIAVAACFAVWLLIWRTRLGYQIRAFGKSEKAAVYAGISPVRITMYAMLISGGLAGLMATNQVMGEAQRLLLNSVEGAGFIGIAVALMGRSHPFGVFLAAILFGFLYQGGAELALWTKIPRELITVIQALVILFTGALDNMVRRPVESLFLIARKGAR
- a CDS encoding ABC transporter permease; the encoded protein is MDFATLIQILDSTVRLATPLLFACLAGLFSERAGVFDIGLEGKMLIAAFASGAVAAVTGSVWLGLCAGMLGSLMLAAVHGLASITFRGNQLISGVAINFLASGITVLLAQSWFGQGGRTPPLAGAARFQPVNLPFAGQVADVPVIGPVYAELISGHTILVYVAAACVPLTWWLLFRTRFGLRLRAVGENPAAVDTAGVSVIGIRFAAVAICGLLCGLAGAYLATGLAAGFGKEMTAGRGFIALAALIFAKWRPWHALGACLLFGLLEAVGNRYQNIDLGFAVLPVQFMQALPYILTVVILAGFVGKAIPPRAGGEPYVKER
- a CDS encoding purine-nucleoside phosphorylase, which gives rise to MTAEALADLIRARAGDAPPRLGLVLGSGLGHLAGAVSGRAIPYADLAGFPHAGVSGHNPHLVIGDLEGVRVAVFGGRAHYYERGNPAEMRLPLAVLKALGAEGVILTNAAGSLRPDIRTGDLMLLSDHINFSGLNPLIGEPSDARFVPMGDAHDPGYRAALRAAAAAEGVALPEGVYAWYSGPSFETPAEIRAIRALGADAVGMSTVPEVILARFLGLRAAAVSTITNMAAGLSDEKISHEHTKAMAPLGAAKLERVLRAMLRAM
- a CDS encoding sulfite exporter TauE/SafE family protein, whose amino-acid sequence is MQIYLPIAELSVNALVLLGLGGLVGLLSGMFGVGGGFLITPLLFFLGIPPAVAVATGANQVVASSVSGVLAQLRRKAVDFRMGLVLLGGGVIGSAGGIWVFAALARAGQVDVFVQLCYVIFLGGMGAMMLQESLATLRRSRRPGAPVRRAHVHTWVHGLPFKMRFRASGLYISVLPPLAVGAMVGFLAAIMGVGGGFIMVPAMIYLLGMPTKVVVGTSLFQIIFVTAFTTVMHAVTSQTVDMVLALLLILGGVVGAQVGARIGLMLRAEQLRILLALLVLGVCLRVALDLLLTPDELYSLAPGVMP
- a CDS encoding TIGR02186 family protein, which gives rise to MRWLALLLLLACPARAETIVAGLSQTSVAITADFTGEEILVYGAVKREAPAPDGPPLHVIVTAEGPQGQVVVRKKERRFGIWMNGDAVRVDRAPAFYAVAATGPLGAILSETENLRHRITIPRAIRAVGISSEARDAPAFVDALIRIREVEGRYALDEAGVSLAEETLFRADVMLPSNLTEGDYRVRLFLLRGGRVVDWQEQVIPVAKAGLERWIFNLSREQPLLYGLLSLLLAAGAGWGASAAFRLVRS
- a CDS encoding VOC family protein codes for the protein MPILPPATRVGHVHLKVSDLDRAIAFYSGVLGFEVQQHYGRQAAFLSAGGYHHHIGLNTWESAGATPPPPGHTGLYHTAFLFPDRASLGAALKRVVEARIPIDGAADHGVSEAIYLRDPDDNGVELYRDRPEAEWPRDPSGRLAMVNAPLDLRALLAEAG